TCGGGGTGTTTGTGAAGAACGTGGTTCCTGGGAGTGCCGCTGAGCAGAGCGGAAACATCCGGATCTATGACAGGATAATAGAGGTGAGACCATTAATCAGATTTTAATGAGCGCAACCCTCATTAaccccaaggtgtgtgtgtgcgagagtgagagagtgagagtgagagagcattAGAGTGAATGAGTGAGCGAGTGTGAGAGAGAAGCATACACCACACTATGACATGACCAtacaccacactataacacaaccacacaccacactataacacaaccacacaccacactataacacaaccacacaccacactataacacaaccacacaccacactataacacaaccacacaccacactataacacaaccacacaccacactataacacaaccatacaccacactataacacaaccatacaccacactataacacaaccacacacaacactataacacaaCCATATTGGGTCTTCATTGTCAGTTCAGATTTCTATTGAAAATCTGTTCTCACTGTCTTACCTGCTTAAAATAGAAAATTGTCAGAAACCCCCTGTCAGAGATTACGGGGACAAGGGTGAGAAGTAATTTTGGCCTGTTTCATTGTGCCAGCTGGACGGGGTGAGCCTGCAGGGCTTCACTAACCAGGAGGTTCTGGAGGTGATGAAGCAGACAGGCCAGACGGTCCTCCTCACCCTGGTCAGGAAAATGGCCTCGCCCAAACCGTCACTGGAGAGGTCCCTGGACAAAGGTAAGGACTACTAGTACTCTTTACCAGTTACCTGTGAGTGTGTATCACTAGTCCTACTAGAgcagaaatacagccggtattATGTGTTTTGCATCATATAATGCTGCATTTTGCATCACATAAGGATCTGTTTCACGTCACGTCAGGGTGCGTTTTGCGTCACGTCAGGGTGCGTTTTGGTCACGTCAGGGTTTTTGCGTCACGTCAGGGTGGGTTTTTGCGTCACGTCAGGGTGCGTTTTGCGTCATGTCAGGGTGCGTTTTGCGTCACGTCAGGGTGCGTTTTGCgtcataccggctgtatttctgtattttgaaatgtATATACATCTTGataacttgattgctgacatgaaaaacattttgggactatatcaacaatggactaatgaaacaattACCAATTTGGTGGAATTTTCCTGTAAGACCAATGGACTTATTCAGAAATGCAGACTTTCATAAGGGTACATTGATGGCTCGGGAAGTGCACCGGTGTAATTAGTGAAAGGACATCCCTAAACCTCGGGAGTGTACATGTAACTGTGACTGGTTGATAAGGTGGACACGAAGACAGGACCTTTTAAACTACCACCCTAATAGATACATACTCCACTGTCCTACAGTCCAATGAGTTCAACCTTCTTCCTGCCATCTGCAGTCCAATGAGTTCAACCTCCGGCCTTCTACAATCCAATGAGCCTGCCATCTGCAATCCACTGAGTTCAACCTCCCTCCGGCCTTCTGCAGTCACTGAGTTCAGCCTCCCTCCATCTGCAGTCCACTGAGAGTCCTGCCATCTGCAGTCCACTGAGTTCAGCCTCCCTCCTGCCATCTGCAGTCCACTGAGTTCAGCCTCCCTCCTGCCATCTGCAGTCCACTGAGTTCAGCCTCCCTCCTGCCATCTGCAGTCCACTGAGTTCAGCCTCCCTCCTGCCATCTGCAGTCCACTGAGTTCAACCTCCCTCCTGCCATCTGCAGTCCACTGAGTTCAGCCTCCCTCCTGCCATCTGCAGTCCACTGAGTTCAGCCTCCCTCCCGCCATCTGCAGTCCACTGAATTCAACCTCCCCTTCTGCAGTCCACTGAGTTCAACCTCCCTCCTGCCATTTCTAATTACCATCCAGCATCAGAGGGGAAGATTACTATGACAAATTTGTTTGCTACTCTATACAGTAATTTTCAAAAAGTCTCGGGGAAAGCATCCAAAGTTCTATGAACTAATTTCCTGTGACTTCTCAGATGCTTGCTGCATTGGTCACTTCATTGGCCATTGGTCAGCTGAGCAGTGTGACAGAGGTGATTTAGAAGAGGTTGAATCACTGTGGAACTCTTATCTCTCCTGGGCTCTTTGTTTCATTACAGCGGTTAGGGAGAGGGATACAACACCCTCTGAGCTAACTGGAGACTGCTAACCTTGTAAAGTGAGCGGTctgatttcacacacacacacacacacacacaaacatactacTTAATCACACACAGGCACTGGTGTTTTCCCTCACGTACAGTCTGCTTGACTTGTCGTACTTGGATGgcccagtgccttcagaaagtattcacacccctggacttttgacatattttgttgttacagcctgaattttgtcaacacacaataccgcataatgaaaACATGCTTTTATAAATTCTTGCATATTTATTGGATATAAAATACAGACATATCTgattttacgtaagtattcacaccccgagtcagtacatgttagaatcaacattggcagcgtttacagctgtgagtatttctgggtaagtctccaaaAGCTTTGCACACTTAGATTTTCTAGACAgcaaggtgaatttgtctcccagtgtctgtacagcagggatcatcacctatactgaacaaaaatataaacgcaacatttgacaatttcaatgattttactgagttacagttcatataataaaatcagtcaattgaaataaaggaATTAGGCCCAAATGtatggattccacatgactgggaaggggCGTAGCCATGGGTTAGgcatagacccacccactggggagccaggcccagccactggggagccaggcccagccaaaaGATCATggtgagccaggcccagccatgccaggcccagccactggggagccaggcccagccactggggagccatagCCACTaaactggggagccaggcccatttGAAAACAATGGAGGATAGATCAACAAGattgtatttactccacaatactaatctaaatgacagacggaaagaaggaagcctgtacagaataaatatattctagaacatgcatcctgtttgcaacaaggcactaaagtaatactgcaactaatgtggcaaagaaatgaacttattgtccagaatacaaagcattatgtttgtggcaatccaacacatcactgaatacCCACTCTTAAAATGACATGGTGGTGGATGCCTCATAATAGGGGCATGCTTGtaatcagcaaggactagggagttattttaggataaaaataaacagaatagagctaagcacaggcaaaatcctagaggaaagcctggttcagtctgctttccaacagacactgggagacaaattcacctttcagcaggacaataacctaaaacacaaggccaaatatacactggagttgcttacaagatgacattgaatgctcccgagtggcctagttacagttttgacttaaaaatctatagcaagacttgaaaatgactgtctagcaatgatcaacaaccaacttgacagtggTGAAGAGTTTAAAacagaataatgtgcaaatattgtacaatccaggtgtgcaaagatcTTAGACTCATgggtgtaattgctgccaaaggtgattctaacatgtattattTACTCAGGGCTGtacaaaaatacatttgcacaaaatattccaaaaatCTGTTTTTACTTTTTCATGATGTGCTATTGTCTGTAGATGGGTGTGACAAATTCAGTCTGCAACAACACAATGTTGAATAattcaaggggtttgaatactttctgcagGCACTGTACATGTCTCCCCTTTTCATATGTGTCTGGTGTTATCTAGTTACTGGATGGAACAAAAGAGGGTTatgattttggaaagagatgtacgatgatcaggtgtccacatactgttggtcatgtagtgtatgtttgtCTCATTTAAAGGTGATAGCTAGGGAAGTAACACCTGAAGCAGAAATACATGAGTTCTGTCCCAAATGGTAGTAAGTGTCAGGCGCAccgatttgagtgtgtcaagaaccgcAAAGCTGCTGAGGTTTTACACGCTCAACAGCTTCGTGtgtctatcaagaatggtccaccaccgaaaagacatccagccaacttgacacactgTGGGAGGCataggagtcaacatgggccagcatccctgtggaacattttcaacaccttgtagagtccatgccccgagtgcaactcaatatcaggaaggtgttcctaatgctttgtacactcagtgtatagagCACTtattttgaacagagccctatgggctcaAAGTAGTGTCCTAGCGAATAGTGTGCCGTTTGGGACAAATACATGCGTTGTTATATGTATTAGAATCATTGAAAGTTGAAGATGTTGGAAACTGATTCTAGTCCATTCCACTGCAGAACAACTGTTGGCTGATGTCCACGTGGAGGTTTTGAGTGAGTCTTAACTGAAGCGCTGATGTGGGCTTTTTAGTTTTTACTGTAGTTCAGTGTAGTGGCACAATGAGCTGTCAATCACGTAGAACAATGTATGTCTGAACCATTGACATTCACAGTACATTACACAACACCTTTGCAAAAAATCTCTTATGGTAGTGCCACTGTGCCAGTACAGTAACTTAACACTTGAACCAGTCTGATTGTGCTTGTCCACCCTGACTCCCACGTCCACCCTGGCTCCCACGTCCACCCTGGCTGGCTCCACCGTCCACCCTGGCTCCACTGTCCACCCTGGCTCCACCTGGCTCCACCGTCCACCCTGACTCCCCACCCTGACTCCACCCCTGACTCCGCCCACCCTGGCTCCACCCTGACTCCCACGTCCACCCTGGCTCCCACGTCCACCCTGGCTCCACTGTCCACCCTGGCTCCACACCCTGGCTCCACCGTCCACCCTGGCTCCACCGTCCACCCTGGCTCCACCGTCCACCCTGACTCCCACGTCCACCCTGGACTCCCATGTCCACCCTGACTCCCACGTCCACCCTGGCTCCACCGTCCACCCTGACTCCACCCTGACTCCCACTCCACCCCTGGCCCACGTCCACCCTGGCTCCACGTCCACCCTGACTCCACCCTGGCTCCCTGTCCACCCTGGCTCCACCGTCCACCCTGGCTCCACCGTCCACCCTGGCTCCACCGTCCACCCTGGCTCCCCGTCCACCCTGGCTCCACCGTCCACCCTGACTCCCCGTCCACCCTGACTCCCCCGTCCACCCTGGCTCCACCGTCCACCCTGACTCCCACGTCCACCCTGGCTCCCACGTCCACCCTGGCTCCACCGTCCACCCGTCCACCCTGGCTCCACTGACTCCACCCTGGCTCCACCGTCCACCCTGGCTCCACCGTCCACCCTGGCTCCACCGTCCACCCTGGACTCCACCCTGGCTCCACCGTCCACCCTGACTCCCACTCCACCCTGGCTCCACCGTCCACCTGGCTCCCCTGGCTCCACGTCCACCCTGGCTCCACCGTCCACCCTGGCTCCTCCCACGCCCACCCCTGGCTCCCACGTCCCCTGGCTCTCCCACGCCCACCCTGACTCCACCCTGACTCCACCGTCCACCCTGGCTCCACCGTCCACCCTGGCTCCGTCCACCCTGGACTCCACCTGACTCCCACGCCCACCCTGACTCCACCCTGGCTCCACCGTCCACCCTGGCTCCCACGTCCACCCTGACTCCACCGTCCACCCTGACTCCACCCTGGCTCCCACGTCCAGctgttctctttctttctctcttgcctctctcttccttccctctattttTCTTTGCTAACTGACTGAAATGTATTGTAAATATTTAGGTGTGTATTATATTCATCAGGGAtgcccattagctgttgccaaggcagctactcttcctgcggtccgaacacattaaggcacttgcgtcacttccaactttgtggcaacagtttgtggtgggtatgtgtgttcgtgcgtgtccTCCGCCTGGCCCACAGATGTTCCTTCCTCCTTGACATCCCAAAACCATGTATTAGGCTATTTATTCAGTGAAACATTGGAGAGGAATTGCTCAGCGGCGAGTGGTTAGCCATGTTAATTAATCAGGTACAGTACTGGAGCTCATGTCACAAGCCTTTGGGTTTTTACACACCGGGGCtgacagaaagcgagagagacacacacacaccatgtaggACTCAAACGGTTCCATGTGTGTTGGGAGTGGTTGTGGTCAGTCCAAGGGAGCTAGCTCTGAGGAGTTTCTCTTTACATCTTTACACTGGTAATGAACACGCAGCGTAAAATAATTCCTCCTCCATGTCCTGCTGCTGATTTTCCCCCCCAGGTTCACTGTAAAAAGTCCTACAGTACAGTTGTGGGGGAGCCGAACTCATGTCTGTCTCATTACTTCCTGGATCACAAGCAGCAATCTTGTTACCCTGTCAGTGTCCCAGGGTTGACTTCTCACTCAGTTAAGCTTAAAGGGAAATTCTGCCACCAGGATCTGCGTAGACTATGTGAAAACAgcaggtttctatagtctgtGGTTAAAAATACTGTATAATAAGAATGGTCCTAAAAAAAATGCTTCTCTGTGACAGGTAGGATTAAAAGTAAAAAACAATGATTTCTTAGCCCAAACAAGGTTTTTTTTGTTTGAACTTTTGCTGTTTTCTACAAAATGTAAATGTGccgttttcacatatgttgatgctGGTATTGTGCCGGGGATGATGACAGTGAGGTTGTAAAGTGGTGTAATTGCCCTTAACAGCGAAGTTCCATTCAAAATACAATTGAACATGTTTTGTGTCGTTCCTCACGTCCCAGATTTATTAACATGTGCATTGACACTGTCCTTTGTCTTACAGGTGTGGAAGAGATATCTCTGTCTGAGCTGGAGCTGAAGGACAAATGGGAGCAGTCTCTGGGGCCACAGTACGATGTTCTGGTGAGATTCTAACTGACAGCAGGAAATGAACATATGGACAGAATACCAACACACCATAGACAAGCTCAGAGAAATCAGTCATGTCAATCAGTaacagtttgatttgatatcaagTGAGGTTTGATCATCCCATAGGGAAGGAAttatataattaagcaataagctacgaggggttgtggtatatggccaaataAACCAcagctaacatgctgaccagaccgccgCACACCCGATATCacacgcatgttgattttgtccacccacaccagacgtgATCAAGACCCATGTTGCTATATCAAaatgaactctgaaccaacttTATTCATTTCcgtcaatttagctagctagcttgctgttgctaactaatttgtcgtgggatataaacattgcattgttattttacctgaaatgcacaggCCAGAAATGCACAAGGTAAACCGAGCTTGTTTTTCTAGTAATCTTTCTTCCTTCAGGCTTCTTGGAATTTTATATGATGgttgcaaccaactttaaggtgcatcaccaccaccaactggactggagtgtaaaccttagttcatctttcaatcacccacgtgggtatatgctcctaaaataCAATGAGatcagtgtgggtgcaatgattgaataacatgtatgtgtacatttattttgccatGCCTATGTACGCGTCAGCATGTAAGGGCTGTTCTTGATGCGGATACAGCCGttgctgtggtatattggccatataccacaaacccccgaggtgttATAATTCCTATTatcaactggttaccaatgtaattagaacagtaaaaataaatgttttgtcagccaatcagcattcagggctcaaaccacccagtttataatgaccattgtttgtgtgttttcctCCCAGGTGGTTGAACTGGACCCTGTTATTGAAGATGATGCTGAATTACAGAATTACTCCAAGGTGACCACCAGTTAAAATCAAATATTGGAGCTTAATGCTTATGCCACACAGTTCCTTTGACAAAACCACCCCAGTTATCACAGGGATGTTAcagaatggcgccggaggggatggctgccatttACAGGCTCccaaccaactgtgctattttgtgtgttttctcacattgtttgtaacttattttgtacataatgttgctgctaccgccTCTTATGACCGagaagagcttctggacatcagaacggcgattactcacctcgaactggatgaAGATTTTTCCCTTTAATGAGTCTAAAGCAAAGGACATACTGTTTCTccaagaccaggcccaaatccccatcattcgcaTGAAGAACAGGAGGTACAGGGGGTGGAGTTCGATGTGCCTTGTGAAAATTCGTTGGTGAGTGGGtaagaataaactggatgaggtccgttcgagactatcctaccagcACATTAAAACTGTGATATCTGATGTTTCgccaagtcgtggctgaacgacgatacGGATAATATGGCTGGGTTTTCCTGTCAGGACAGAACGGCTACGTCCGGTAAGACgaggtgtgtctatttgtcaataacagctggtgcgcgatgtctaatattaatccttgaggtattgcttgcctgaggtagagtacctcatgataagctcgGTTTGTCATTTTTTCTTAAAACAAAACCACTATTCATTAAATACGAATACCGAACTTGTTTTTGCGTTGATGCCACGAAGTGGTTAGCTTTTAACAGCTAGGACCGCTATTTTTGTCCCAGAATCCTGCTTAACAGACAGGTTAAAGCCTGCTTGACAGAGACGCTACACTGCCATCAAACTAACGATGAGTTTTCCATTGGAGCCCTCTTTGTCTGGAGAAATAAATGAACGGTTCCTGAGCTGTATCTACTACGCTTTGTTTCGGGACAAACCGGATCACCAGAGTTCCGATGTGGCAATTGTTTGCCGAGGATTATAGGCTTGAGGTGGCTTCCTTTGATCACGCAGATCGCCAGCTTACGTAAGAAACTGGGGAAACGCAGAGTGGAACATTTACATTTTCTGCGCTGGTGGCTGGACTGCGTTCGCGCATGTCGGATGTAAACAACAAATATTTTGGCCGTCCTGGATCTTCCTGCACCTTCATTGCTGGGGGTGCCTGTGTCTTGTCGGCCGCAGTGCCTACTACTACGATTTTGAAGTCGATATCGCCAACCTTCCGTCCCTGCTCTGGATCTCCATCTGACGCAGGACTGCGCCAGGAGAAATGGGCTCAAGTTATCCTTCTTCCTGCCCGTCCATAAAGGGTTCTCTGAATTCTGTAAAGCAAGGGTGTGGGCTGATTTCCTTGTCATTCTTGCCAGCTGTGATTTTGGGCAGCTCCATGGTAAGGATTGTGACTGTTTTTGCACCAGGAACAATGTCCTATCCCGGAGCTTGAGTAAAGGACGGGTTTTAATGACATGAAGGGtagctctgaacagttgaaactggattttaaagAGCCGATTGACTCTGCTAGACCCATCTGGCCCTGTTCCCTCTCTGAATCATGGCATTAAATGCTTAAGCAGGATTATTTATCTTCACAACTGGCTATGTGATTACTGCAGCTCAATGGGTAtaacttttgttgacaatttcaataccttttggaaacaaaacacgttttataaggaggatgggatccacccaaatcatttgggttcctggatcctttcacagcattgtAAGGCTGCATTGAGGCAATGATTTATCGTTGATCCCTACCTTTGTGATGTGGAGTTGTCATAATCcgtcagcaaatgtacattacacCAGAGGCGTTGGTAGACACAATCTTCCCAGTAACGCAATGAAAACAAGTAAGCATCCCCGAAGAAAAGTGCTCACAATAGCCCACTTTAACATAAGaggcttaagaaacaaggttcatgaaatcagtAATTTgctagacttcagtgtggcttttgacattatcgagcatagtctgctgctggaaaaatgtatgtgtagGCTTTACACCCTCTGcaatattgtggataaagagttacctgtctaacagaacacagatgaTGCTATTTAATAGAACATCAGttattccccagggcagctgtctaggccccttacttttttcaatctttactaatgacatgccactggctttgagcattatttcaaatcaaatcaaactttatttgtcacatgcgccgaatacgggatgtgtagactttccgtgaaatgcttacttgcaatcccttaaccaacagtgcagttcaataaagaattaagaaaatatttaccaaataaactaaagtaaaaataaaaagtaacacaataaaataacagtaatgaggctgtatacaggggatactggtaccgagtcaatgtgcgggggtacaggttagtcaaggtaatttttACAGTTAGGTAGGGGTGAagagactatgcatagataataaacagattgatttgggacaaatcattcactaaaccctaaaatcaattaaatcttgtaataaatcatgtggaatttattttactttatttcacctttatttaaccaggtaggcaagttgagaacaagttctcatttactattgcgacctggccaagataaagcaaagcagttcaacacatacaacaacacagagttacacatggagtaaaacaaacatacagtagaaaaataagtctatatataatgtaagcaaatgaggtgagataagggaggtaaaggcaaaaaaaaaaaaaaaggccatggtggcaaagtaaatacaatatagcaagtaaaacatgaatggtagatttgcagtggaagaatgtgcgataatgtagagagaaataatggggtgcaaaggagcaaaataaataaataaatacagtatggggagaggtagttgtttggactaaattatagatgggctatgtacaggtgcagtaatctgtgagctgctctgacagctggtgcttaaagctagtgagggagattgaattgagttgaggtgactaaacagcttggagtaaccctggattgtaaactgtcatggtcaaagcatattgatacaacagtagctaagatggggagaagtctggccataataaagcgctgctctaccttcttaacagcactatcaacaaggcaggtcctacaggtcctagttttgtcATACCTGGACTACTGTACAGTCATggggtcaggtgccacaaaaagggacttaggaaaattttaattggttcagaacagggcagcacggctggtccTTGGATGTACAGAGAGTTAACATTAattatatgcatgtcaatctctcctggctcaaagtggaggagagattgacttcaccactacttgtatttatgagaggtattgacatgttgaacgcaccgagctgtctgtctaaaatACTGGCACACAGCACGGACACCtgtgcataccccacaagacatacatcttcacagtccccaagaacagactatgggagaccCACAGTACTACAGAGCCATGACCACAttaagtaactgatgcaagtagtaaaattagatttaaaaacatataacaaacaccttatggaacagcggggactgtgaagcaacacaaacataggcacacacGTAtgcatggattttgtattgtagatatatggtagtggtggagtaggggcctgagggcacacagtgtgttgtgaaatctgtgaatttattgtaatgtttttaaaatagtttttacactgctgctactcactttttattatctatgcatagtcactttaccccccacctacatgtacaaattacctcgacttttaccccctgcacactgactcggtatatagcctcggtattgttattttattgtgttacaatttttataaaattgtactttcatttatttagtaaatattttcttaaccaacaatgcagttcaagaaatagagttaagggcttgtaagtaagcatttcacagtaaggtttactacacctgttgttgtattcggcgcatttgatTAGATGATAAAATATTCTATTCTTTTATCCTAGCTGCTACCCATCCACACCATGCGTCTGGGGTGGAGTTGGACTCGTTGACGGCCACCACTACATCTCCTCTGTGGCCCCAGGAGGCCCTGTGGCCAAACACGGCCTCCTGAGACCAGAGGACGAACTACTAGAGGTACTGGACAGGCATCGAaacaacaacacaccacacaacacacacacaacattttcCTTGTCTAAAGGCATA
This Oncorhynchus tshawytscha isolate Ot180627B unplaced genomic scaffold, Otsh_v2.0 Un_contig_18272_pilon_pilon, whole genome shotgun sequence DNA region includes the following protein-coding sequences:
- the LOC121842410 gene encoding inaD-like protein — encoded protein: MYCFDDAVGVFVKNVVPGSAAEQSGNIRIYDRIIELDGVSLQGFTNQEVLEVMKQTGQTVLLTLVRKMASPKPSLERSLDKGVEEISLSELELKDKWEQSLGPQYDVLVVELDPVIEDDAELQNYSKLLPIHTMRLGWSWTR